The DNA region CGCTGCTATCCACGCTCAAGGTGAGGGCCTGGGTCACCGGGCCATTCCCCGTCACGCTCAGGCCGTTGGGGGAGAGGGTGATGCCACTTGGGGCTGGGCTCCCGTCCTGCCCTTCCAGGGTGAGGTTTACCTGCCCGGTGAAGCCGTTTTGGGGGGTGAGGGTGAGGGTCGTGGTCCCGCTACCTCCTTGCTGCACCGTGAGGCTGGTGGGGTTCAGGGAAATGGTGAAGTCCGGAGCGGGGGGCGGTGGCGCCTGCACGGTGAGGCTCAGGTTCGCCGTCTTGGTGAGGCTACCCGAGGTGGCCTTTACCCGGAGGGCGTAGGTGCCAGGCTGGACGCTTTGGGCCACTGCCACTGTTAGGGCCTGGGTCACGGGGCTAGTACCCGTCACGCTCAGGCTGGTAGGACTCAGAGTGATGCCGCTTGGGGCATTGCCGTTTTGGTTCTCCAGGGTCAGGGCCACCGTCCCCGTAAATCCGTTCTTGGGGGTGAGGGTGAGGGTAGTGGTTTGGCTTTGCCCTTGGGCAACGGAAAGGGAGGAGGGCTTTAGTTCAAGCTGGAGGTCGCCAGTGGGGCGGTTGGGAAATAGGCTGTTGCAAGCCCCCAGGAGGAGTACCCAGACCAAGGCAAGGGACACCCGTGGGCCCATCCCCATAACCCTAGCCGATGCATGGGCCCGGAGGATGAGAGATGCTATCCTGACCCTTAATGCGGCCGGGACTCGAGGCCAAGCGGCTGGTCATCAAGGTGGGAAGCGCAGTCCTGGCGGGGCCTGGGGGGCTAGAGGGGTGGGTGATGGGGGAGATCGCCCGCCAGGTCCTGGCCCTGCGCCAGGAGGGGCGGGAGGTGGTCCTGGTCTCCTCGGGGGCGGTGGCGGCGGGGATGGCGGCCTTGGGCCTGCCCCGCCCCCAGGACATGCCCACCAAACAGGCCCTAGCCGCCATCGGCCAGCCCCTCCTCATGGCAGCGTGGCGGGAGGCCTTTGCCCCCACCCCGGTGGCCCAGGTGCTCCTTACCGCTGAGGATTTGGCTAGCCGCGAGCGCTACCTGAACGCCAAGGCCACCCTTTTCGCCCTTCTCCGCCTGGGGGTGGTCCCCGTCATCAACGAAAACGACACCGTGGCCTTCCAGGAGATCCGCTTCGGGGACAACGACCAGCTTTCCGCCCGGGTGGCGGCCTTGGTGGAAGCGGGGCTTTTGCTTCTCCTTTCCGATGTGGACGCCCTCTATGAGGACGACCCCAAGAGGAATCCCCGCGCCCGCCCCATCCCAGAGGTGGAGCGGGTGGAGGCGGTGCTGGCCCATGCCGGGGAGGGGAATCCCTTGGGAAGCGGGGGGATGCGCTCCAAGCTCCTTGCGGCCCGCATCGCGGGAAGGGTGGGGATACCCACCCTCCTCCTCCCGGGAAGAAGGCCCGGGGTGGTCCTCGAGGCCCTGGCAGGGGCTTCCTTGGGCACGTACTTCCACGCCAGAAGGCGCTACCGGGGCCAGCGGGCCTGGTTGTACGGCCTCCTTAAACCCAGGGGGGAGCTGGTGCTGGACGCGGGGGCGGTTCGGGCCCTAAAGGAGAGGGGAGCGAGCCTGTTGCCCGCCGGCATCAAGGGGGTGCGGGGGCGGTTTGGCCGGGGGGAGGCGGTGCGTCTCCTAAGCGAGGGGGGGGAGGAGGTGGGGATGGGCCTGGCCAACTACGCCGCCGAGGAGATAGAGCGCATCAAGGGACATAGGAGCACCGAGATCGAGGCCCTTTTGGGCTACCGCTACACCGAGGAGGTGGTCCATCGGGACCACCTGGTCTTGAAGGAGGAAGGATGAGGGGGTTGGGTGCTTCCCAAAAGGGGCTGGAGGAAACCCTGAGGAGGCTGGCGGAGGAGGCCCGGGCCCGGCTTCCGGAGATCGCCAAGGGAAACCGGGACGGGGCCCTTCTCGCCATGGCTCAGCTTCTGGAAGAGGCCTGGCCGGAGGTGCTAAGGGCTAACCGGGAGGACCTGGAGGAGGCCGCAAGGGCGGGCCTATCCCAGGCCAAGCTGGACCGGTTGGCCCTCAGGGACAAGGACCTGAAAAGCCTCACGGAGGGCCTACGTCAGATCGCCGCCCTCCCCGATCCCTTGGGGAGGATTGAGGGGCTTAGCAAGAGGCCAAACGGCCTCAGGGTGGGAAGGATGCGCATCCCCTTGGGCCTCATCGGTTTCATCTACGAGGCCCGGCCAGGGGCCACGGTGGAGGCGGTTTCCGTAGCCCTGAAGGCGGGAAACGCCATGCTCCTACGGGGGGGGAAGGAGGCCTTCCGCTCCAACCAGGCTTTGGTTTCCCTATGGCATAGGGCCTTGAGGGAGGCTGGGCTTCCCGTGGAGGCGGTGAGCCTGGTGCCCACCACCCAGCGGGAGGCCATCCTGGCCCTGTGCCGCCTGGAGCTGTTGGACCTCCTCATCCCCCGGGGCGGGGAGGAGCTCATCCGCCTGGTGCAAAGGGAGGCCCGGGTGCCGGTTTTGGCCCACGCCAAGGGGGTGAACCACCTCTACGTGGACCGGAAGGCAGACCTTTCCATGGCCCTCCGCCTGGCCCTAAACGGCAAGACCCAGCGGCCTGCGGTGTGCAACGCCCTCGAGGCCGTCCTGGTCCACGAGGGAGTGGCAGAAACCTTCCTCCCCATGCTGGAAAGGGCCATGCGGGAAAAGGGGGTGGAGCTTCGGGCCTGCCCTAAGGCCCTTCCCCTCCTCAAGGAGGCGGTGCCCGCCCGGGAGGAGGAGTGGGACGAGGAGTACCTGGACCTGATCCTCAGGGTGAAGGTGGTCTCTGGCCTGGAGGAAGCCCTGGAGCACATCGCCCGCCACGGTTCCCGCCACACGGAGGCCATCTGCACCGAGGACCCCCATGCCGCCTGGCGGTTTTTGGAGGAGGTGGACGCCAGCCTGGTCCTATGGAATGCCTCCACCCGTTTCAACGATGGCTTCCAGCTGGGCCTGGGGGCGGAGATCGGCATCAGCACCTCCAAGCTCCACGCCTTTGGCCCCATGGGGCCCATGGAGCTCACCACCACCAAGTGGGTGGCCCTGGGGGAGGGGCAGGAACGGGAGTAGGCCCCTGGGCCTAGGGGAGGAACCCTGCCCAGGAGGCGGGTGGGGAGGAAGAGACCGTGTTGCAGAAGATTTTCCGCCTGTACACCCAGGCCCACGTGCCCTTCTTCGCGGCCGCTTTGGCCTACTACGCCCTCCTTTCCCTCATGCCCCTTCTCTTTCTCCTGGTGGGGGTCTTCGGGCTTTTCCTCTCGGGGAGCGAGGCCCTAAGGGAGGGTTTTTTGGGGGGCGTAAGGGCCTTGGCCGAGGGCCTTTTCCCGGCCCGCCCTGAGCTGGCCCAGGACCTCTTGCGCTTCCTCACCCGGGGAGCCTTTCCCCTCACCCTGGCGAGCACCTTCTTCCTTCTTTGGTCCGGAAGCAACTTCTTCGCCGCCCTGAGCTACGCCCTGGGGCTTATCTTTGGCCGCCCCCCGGGCTTTCGCCACCGCCTTTTGGGCCTCCTCATGCCGGTCCTTCTGGGCCTTGCCCTCATTCTCCTCGCCCTTTTGGGTCTGGCCCTGGGGTTCCTTCTCCGCTTCCTCCCCCCGGAGTGGCGGGGGGCCTTGGGGCCCCTGGAGGCCTTTTTGCCCCTCCTCCTGGCCTTCTCCCTCTTCCTCCTCACCTACGCCTTTTTTCACGGCCTCAAGGGGTTTCGCCCCCTGGTGCCCTTGAGCGTGGGAGCGGGGGTGGCCTCCCTCCTCTTTGAGGGGGTGCGGCTTGGACTCCCCAGGCTTCTTCCCCGCTCCCAGTACGAGCTCCTCTACGGGCCCTTGGCGGGGTTTGTCCTGGCCCTCCTTGGCCTTTACCTGGTGCTTTGGGTCTTCCTGTTGGGAGCGGTGGTGGCGAAGGCGGTGGCGGATTAGGGCCCCCACGCCACGCTTTTTTGCCGGGTTGCAGTATCATGTTCCCATGAGCCCGGCCAGGCTAGTCCCCTAAGGCGGGAAGGGGCCTGGCCGTCCCTTCCCCTTGGGGGAAGGGTTTTTTTGAGGGAGGAGCGCATGGAGAAGTACAACCCCCACGCCATAGAGCCCAAGTGGCAACGTTTCTGGAAGGAAAAGGGCTTCATGAAGGCCAAGGAGGCCCCGGGGAAGAAGGGGAAGCAGTACGTGCTGGTCATGTTTCCTTACCCCTCGGGGGATTTGCACATGGGCCACCTGAAGAACTACACCATGGGGGATGTCCTGGCCCGCTTCCGCAAGGTACAAGGGTACGAGGTCCTCCACCCCATGGGCTGGGACGCCTTTGGCCTGCCCGCGGAAAACGCCGCCCTTAAGTTCGGCCTCCACCCCCGGGACTGGACCTATGCCAACATCCGCCAGGCCAAGGAGAGCCTCGAGCTCATGGGCATCCTCTACGACTGGGACCGGGAGGTGACCACCTGCGAGCCCGACTACTACCGCTTCAACCAGTGGATCTTCCTGAAGATGTGGGAGAAAGGCCTGGCCTACCGGGCCAAGGGCCTGGTGAACTGGTGCCCCAAGTGCCAGACGGTGTTGGCCAACGAACAGGTGGTGGAGGGCCGGTGCTGGCGGCACGAGGACACCCCGGTGGAGAAGCGGGAGCTGGAGCAGTGGTACCTGCGCATCACCGCCTATGCGGAAAGGCTTCTTGAGGACCTCGAGGGCCTGGACTGGCCGGAGAAGGTGAAGGCCATGCAACGGGCCTGGATCGGCCGGTCGGAGGGGGCGGAGATAAAGTTCCCTGTGGAGGGCGAGGAGGAGGCCATCACCGTCTTCACCACCCGGCCCGATACCCTTTTCGGGGCCACCTTCATGGTCCTGGCCCCGGAGCACCCCCTCACCCTAAGGCTCGCCTCCCCCGAGCGGCGGGCCGAGGTGGAGGCCTACGTGGAGGCTGCCAAGCGCAAGACGGAGATCGAGCGCCAGGCGGAGGGGCGGGAGAAGACGGGGGTCTTCCTGGGGGCCTACGCCACGAACCCCGCCACCGGGGAGAAAATCCCCATCTGGACCGCGGATTACGTGCTCTATGGCTACGGCACCGGGGCCATCATGGGGGTGCCCGGGCACGACGGGCGGGACTTTGAGTTCGCCGTGAAGTTCGGCCTTCCCATAAGGAAGGTGATCGAACGCCCAGGTGAGCCCTTGCCCGAGCCCCTGGAGGCGGCCTACGAGGAGCCTGGCATCATGGTTAACTCCGGGCCCTTTGACGGCATCCCCAGCGAGGAGGGCAAAAAGAGGGTGGTGGCCTGGCTGGAGGAAAAGGGTCTGGGCAAGGCCCGGGTCACCTATCGGCTCAGGGACTGGCTCATCAGCCGCCAGCGCTACTGGGGCACCCCCATTCCCATGGTCCACTGCCAGGCCTGCGGGGTGGTGCCGGTTCCCGAGGAGGAGCTTCCCGTCCTCCTCCCCGACCTCAAGGACATAGAGGACATCCGGCCCAAGGGGAAAAGCCCCCTGGAGGCCCACCCCGAGTTTTACGAGACCACCTGCCCCAAGTGCGGCGGCCCCGCCAAGCGGGACACGGACACCATGGACACCTTCTTCGACTCCAGCTGGTACTACCTGCGCTACACCGACCCCAAAAACGAGAGGCTTCCCTTTGACCCCGCGAAGGCGGACTTCTGGATGCCCGTGGACCAGTACATCGGCGGGGTGGAGCATGCCGTGCTTCACCTCCTCTACAGCCGCTTCTTCACCAAGTTCCTCCACGACCTGGGGATGGTGAAGGTGGAGGAGCCCTTCCAGGGGCTTTTCACCCAGGGTATGGTCCTGGCCTGGACGGACTTCGGCCCCGTGGAGGTGGAGGGGGAGAGGGTGCGCCTGCCCGAGCCCACCCGCATCCGCCTGGAGATCCCCGAGAAGGAGCTCTCCCTGGAGGAGGTGCGGAAGATGGGGGCGGAGCTCAGGCCCCACGAGGACGGCACCCTTCACTTCTGGAAGCCCGCGGTGATGAGCAAGTCCAAGGGCAACGGGGTCATGGTGGGGCCCTTTGTGAAGGAGGAGGGGGCGGATATCGCCCGCATCACCATCCTCTTCGCCGCACCCCCCGAAAACGAGATGGTCTGGACCGAGGAGGGGGTGCAGGGGGCCTGGCGCTTCCTGAACCGCATATGGCGCCGGGTGGCGGAGGACCGGGAGGCCCTAAAGGCCACCTCGGGCCAGTTTGCCGCCGAGGCCCTGGAGGGCCCGGACAGGGAGCTTTACGGGAAGCTCCACGCCACCCTTAAGAAGGTCACGGAGGACCTCGAGGCCCTGCGCTTCAACACCGCCATCGCCGCCCTCATGGAGCTCTTGAACACCCTCTACGACTACCGCAAGGCGCGGCCCGTGACCCCCGTTTACCGCACCGCCATCCGCTACTACCTGCAGATGCTCTTCCCTTTCGCCCCCCACATCGCCGAGGAGCTTTGGCATTGGTTCTGGCCGGATAGCCTTTTTGAGGCGGGCTGGCCGGAGCTGGACGAAAAGGCCCTGGAAAGGGATGTGGTGGAGGTGGCGGTGCAGGTGAACGGGAGGGTGCGGGGAACCATCCAGATCCCCAAGGACGCCCCCCTGGAGGTGGCCAGGGCCGAGGCCCTCAGGGTGAAAAACGTCCAGGCCCATGTGGAGGGCAAGACGATCGTGAAGGAAATCTACGTCCCCGGCAAGATCCTCAACCTGGTAGTGCGGGGATAGGGAGGAGAATCCGGGTGGGGACCACCTTGGCCACCTCCCCCGCCACGGGGGTGAGGAAAAGCCCCTCGTCCCCTGCCCAGGCCAAAAGCCGCCCGTAACCCAGGAGGAACCCCTCCCCGTCCAAAAGGCCGTAAAGCCGGTGGGGCTCGGCGGGCTCCATGGGGTATGCGGGCAGGCGGCCGAGGGGAAGGGGGCGGAGCCTGGCCCCTTGGAAGTGGGCAAAAAGCCTTTCCAACCGGTTCTTCCGCCTCTCCGCCAGGGTTTTCCTGCGAGTCCCAGGAGGGGGCGAGGCCAGGCGCGCCCTGAGGTCCTTCCGCCAGGATAGGGCCTGGTAAAGCTCCTCCCACCCCAGGACCAGCACCTCGGCGGGCACCAGGGCCTCTATCTGCAAGAGCCGGAACCCGGGGTCCAGGTAGCCATCCGTGTCGGCCACGGTGGGGCTTCCTCTGGGGATGAGGCGGGCTAGGCGCAGGGCCCCCACCACCGCCTGCGCCTCCATCCCCCTAGGGGATAAGGCTCCCAGAAGGTGGCGGCGCAGGGGGGAGAGGGTTCCTTCCCGGTAGCGGAAAAGGGTGAAGGCCCCGGGCAGGGCCCCCTGTCCCGGGTCCAGGTCCAGGAGGTAGGCTTCCCCCGCCTTTTCCAAAAGCCTTAGGGCCAGGGTGGTCTTGCCGGTATCCGTGGGGCCAGCCAGGAGGAGCATCCCCCTTGAAGCTACCCCATGGCCCGGGATTCCGGGGGAGTATGGGATGACGTATTTTTGCCATATGGCAATAAAGTGTTATACTACTCCCACCATGGGGCTATGGTTTGAGGAAAGCCAGGAGGAGCGGGCGGTCTTGGGGCCCTTCCGCGAGTTTCTCAAGGCGGAGGTGGCCCCAGGGGCAGGGGAGCGGGACCGCACGGGGGCCTTTCCCTTTGAGCTCATCAGGAAGCTCGCCCAGTTCGGGGTCTTCGGGGCCACGGTGCCCGAGGCCTATGGAGGGGCGGGGCTTAAAAGCCGGCTTTTCGCCCGCATGGTGGAGGAGATCGCCTATCACGATGGGGCCTTGGCCCTCACCGTGGCCAGCCACAACTCCCTGGCCACGGGGCACATCCTCCTGGCGGGGAACGAAAGGCAGAAGGAGACCTTCCTGCCCAGGCTGGCCTCGGGGGAGGCCCTGGGGGCCTGGGGGCTCACGGAGCCGGGTTCGGGCTCGGATGCCGCCGCCCTTAAGACCCGGGCCGAGCCGGTGGCGGGGGGATATGTGCTGAACGGCACCAAGCAGTTCATCACCCAGGGGAGCGTGGCCGGGGTCTACGTGATCGTGGCCCGCACCGACCCCGCCCCGAGCCCGGAAAGGAAGCACCTGGGCATCTCCGCCTTCGCCTTCTTCCGTCCGGAAAAGGGCCTTCGCATTGGCCGCAAGGAGGAGAAGCTGGGCCTGAACGCCTCGGATACCGCCCAGCTGGTCCTCGAGGACCTCTTCGTGCCCGAGGAGGGCCTTTTGGGGGAGAGGGGCAAGGGGTTTTACGACGTGCTCAAGGTGCTGGATGGGGGCAGGATCGGCATCGCCGCCATGGCGGTGGGCCTGGGAAGGGCGGCCTTGGACTACGCCCTCCGCTACGCCAAGCAAAGGGAGGCCTTCGGCAGGCCCATCGCCGAGTACCAGGGGGTTTCCTTCAAGCTGGCGGAGGCGGCCACGGAGCTGGAGGCGGCCAGGCTCCTTTACCTGAAGGCGGCGGAGCTCAAGGACGCGGGAAGGCCCTATACCCTCGAGGCCGCCCAAGCCAAGCTCTTCGCCAGCGAGGTGGCGGTGAGGGCCTGCGACGAGGCCATCCAGGTCCTGGGGGGGTATGGGTATGTCAAGGATTACCCCGTGGAGCGCTACTGGCGCGACGCCCGCCTGACCCGCATCGGGGAGGGGACCAGCGAGATCCTGAAGCTCATCATTGCCCGGCGCCTTCTAGAGTCGGTGTGAAGGTGAGGGCCTTGGGGACCCTTAGGGCCAGCTGGCCGCAAGCCGCCCCCACGTCCTGCCCTCGGCTCCAGCGGATGGAGGTGGGAATCCCAAGCCGCCTCAGCTCCTCCGCGAAGGCCAGGATGCCCGCTTTGGGGGTGCCTTCCACCGGGGCGCCTTCCCAGGGGTTAAAGGGGATCAGGTTCACGTGGGCGCCCATGCCCTTAAGGAGCTTGGCGAGAAGCCGGGCCTGCCAGGGGTGGTCGTTTAAACCCTTAAGCAGGGTGTACTCGAAGGTGATGCGCCTCTTGGTCCTGGCGTGGTAGTGGCGCACCGCCTCGAGGATCTCCCCCACGGAGTAGCGGTGGGCGGTGGGGATGATCCTCCTGCGGGTCTCGTCGTCGGGGGCGTGAAGGGAAAGGGCCAGGCGCACCCCGAGGTCCTCCTCCGCCAGGCGGTAGATGCCCTTGGGGATGCCCACGGTGGAGAGGGTGATGCGCCTTGGGCTCATGGCCAGGCCCTTGGGATGGAGCAGGGTGCGGATGGCCTTGAGCACGTTGTCCAGGTTCAGAAGGGGCTCCCCCATGCCCATGAGGACCACGTTGCGGATGTCCCTGGGAGAGATGCCCTGGTGATGGGCGATGGTTAGGAGCTGGGAGAGGATCTCCGCCGCGGTGAGGTTGCGGCCAAAGCCCAGGGCCCCGGTGGCGCAGAAGGTACACCCTGCGGGGCAGCCCACCATGCTGGAAAGGCAGACGGTCTTGCGGTTCTCGTAGGGCATGTAGACCGCCTCCGTCTTCTTCCCGTCCAGCAGGGTGAAGAGGTATTTCACGCTTC from Thermus neutrinimicus includes:
- a CDS encoding glutamate-5-semialdehyde dehydrogenase; its protein translation is MRGLGASQKGLEETLRRLAEEARARLPEIAKGNRDGALLAMAQLLEEAWPEVLRANREDLEEAARAGLSQAKLDRLALRDKDLKSLTEGLRQIAALPDPLGRIEGLSKRPNGLRVGRMRIPLGLIGFIYEARPGATVEAVSVALKAGNAMLLRGGKEAFRSNQALVSLWHRALREAGLPVEAVSLVPTTQREAILALCRLELLDLLIPRGGEELIRLVQREARVPVLAHAKGVNHLYVDRKADLSMALRLALNGKTQRPAVCNALEAVLVHEGVAETFLPMLERAMREKGVELRACPKALPLLKEAVPAREEEWDEEYLDLILRVKVVSGLEEALEHIARHGSRHTEAICTEDPHAAWRFLEEVDASLVLWNASTRFNDGFQLGLGAEIGISTSKLHAFGPMGPMELTTTKWVALGEGQERE
- the proB gene encoding glutamate 5-kinase; the encoded protein is MRPGLEAKRLVIKVGSAVLAGPGGLEGWVMGEIARQVLALRQEGREVVLVSSGAVAAGMAALGLPRPQDMPTKQALAAIGQPLLMAAWREAFAPTPVAQVLLTAEDLASRERYLNAKATLFALLRLGVVPVINENDTVAFQEIRFGDNDQLSARVAALVEAGLLLLLSDVDALYEDDPKRNPRARPIPEVERVEAVLAHAGEGNPLGSGGMRSKLLAARIAGRVGIPTLLLPGRRPGVVLEALAGASLGTYFHARRRYRGQRAWLYGLLKPRGELVLDAGAVRALKERGASLLPAGIKGVRGRFGRGEAVRLLSEGGEEVGMGLANYAAEEIERIKGHRSTEIEALLGYRYTEEVVHRDHLVLKEEG
- a CDS encoding Clp1/GlmU family protein; this encodes MLLLAGPTDTGKTTLALRLLEKAGEAYLLDLDPGQGALPGAFTLFRYREGTLSPLRRHLLGALSPRGMEAQAVVGALRLARLIPRGSPTVADTDGYLDPGFRLLQIEALVPAEVLVLGWEELYQALSWRKDLRARLASPPPGTRRKTLAERRKNRLERLFAHFQGARLRPLPLGRLPAYPMEPAEPHRLYGLLDGEGFLLGYGRLLAWAGDEGLFLTPVAGEVAKVVPTRILLPIPALPG
- a CDS encoding YhjD/YihY/BrkB family envelope integrity protein codes for the protein MLQKIFRLYTQAHVPFFAAALAYYALLSLMPLLFLLVGVFGLFLSGSEALREGFLGGVRALAEGLFPARPELAQDLLRFLTRGAFPLTLASTFFLLWSGSNFFAALSYALGLIFGRPPGFRHRLLGLLMPVLLGLALILLALLGLALGFLLRFLPPEWRGALGPLEAFLPLLLAFSLFLLTYAFFHGLKGFRPLVPLSVGAGVASLLFEGVRLGLPRLLPRSQYELLYGPLAGFVLALLGLYLVLWVFLLGAVVAKAVAD
- the rlmN gene encoding 23S rRNA (adenine(2503)-C(2))-methyltransferase RlmN — encoded protein: MKPILELPPEELPGEGYRKAQIAHWLYARGAMDFSQMTDLPKGLREALAREWRISEFALVEAYPSRDGSVKYLFTLLDGKKTEAVYMPYENRKTVCLSSMVGCPAGCTFCATGALGFGRNLTAAEILSQLLTIAHHQGISPRDIRNVVLMGMGEPLLNLDNVLKAIRTLLHPKGLAMSPRRITLSTVGIPKGIYRLAEEDLGVRLALSLHAPDDETRRRIIPTAHRYSVGEILEAVRHYHARTKRRITFEYTLLKGLNDHPWQARLLAKLLKGMGAHVNLIPFNPWEGAPVEGTPKAGILAFAEELRRLGIPTSIRWSRGQDVGAACGQLALRVPKALTFTPTLEGAGQ
- the leuS gene encoding leucine--tRNA ligase, with translation MEKYNPHAIEPKWQRFWKEKGFMKAKEAPGKKGKQYVLVMFPYPSGDLHMGHLKNYTMGDVLARFRKVQGYEVLHPMGWDAFGLPAENAALKFGLHPRDWTYANIRQAKESLELMGILYDWDREVTTCEPDYYRFNQWIFLKMWEKGLAYRAKGLVNWCPKCQTVLANEQVVEGRCWRHEDTPVEKRELEQWYLRITAYAERLLEDLEGLDWPEKVKAMQRAWIGRSEGAEIKFPVEGEEEAITVFTTRPDTLFGATFMVLAPEHPLTLRLASPERRAEVEAYVEAAKRKTEIERQAEGREKTGVFLGAYATNPATGEKIPIWTADYVLYGYGTGAIMGVPGHDGRDFEFAVKFGLPIRKVIERPGEPLPEPLEAAYEEPGIMVNSGPFDGIPSEEGKKRVVAWLEEKGLGKARVTYRLRDWLISRQRYWGTPIPMVHCQACGVVPVPEEELPVLLPDLKDIEDIRPKGKSPLEAHPEFYETTCPKCGGPAKRDTDTMDTFFDSSWYYLRYTDPKNERLPFDPAKADFWMPVDQYIGGVEHAVLHLLYSRFFTKFLHDLGMVKVEEPFQGLFTQGMVLAWTDFGPVEVEGERVRLPEPTRIRLEIPEKELSLEEVRKMGAELRPHEDGTLHFWKPAVMSKSKGNGVMVGPFVKEEGADIARITILFAAPPENEMVWTEEGVQGAWRFLNRIWRRVAEDREALKATSGQFAAEALEGPDRELYGKLHATLKKVTEDLEALRFNTAIAALMELLNTLYDYRKARPVTPVYRTAIRYYLQMLFPFAPHIAEELWHWFWPDSLFEAGWPELDEKALERDVVEVAVQVNGRVRGTIQIPKDAPLEVARAEALRVKNVQAHVEGKTIVKEIYVPGKILNLVVRG
- a CDS encoding acyl-CoA dehydrogenase family protein, coding for MGLWFEESQEERAVLGPFREFLKAEVAPGAGERDRTGAFPFELIRKLAQFGVFGATVPEAYGGAGLKSRLFARMVEEIAYHDGALALTVASHNSLATGHILLAGNERQKETFLPRLASGEALGAWGLTEPGSGSDAAALKTRAEPVAGGYVLNGTKQFITQGSVAGVYVIVARTDPAPSPERKHLGISAFAFFRPEKGLRIGRKEEKLGLNASDTAQLVLEDLFVPEEGLLGERGKGFYDVLKVLDGGRIGIAAMAVGLGRAALDYALRYAKQREAFGRPIAEYQGVSFKLAEAATELEAARLLYLKAAELKDAGRPYTLEAAQAKLFASEVAVRACDEAIQVLGGYGYVKDYPVERYWRDARLTRIGEGTSEILKLIIARRLLESV